In one window of Flavobacterium ginsengisoli DNA:
- a CDS encoding glycoside hydrolase family 53 protein: MKKSLKIISFLITTAILFTSCKSKMASEKDSFSKGADVGWLPQMEATGYKFYDADGSQKDCLQLLKDRGINTIRLRVWVNPNDDKASGHCSPEETVVMAVRAKKMGMRIMIDFHYSDSWADPGKQNKPAAWAKHSFPELLTDVYQHTYDVLKMLKKAGVTPEWVQVGNEIPGGMLWPEGSIDNFSQLAQLLNKGYEATKAVDPKMKVIVHLDEGNKNEKFRWFFDKATENNVKYDVIGLSYYPFWLKTDYKENISDLENNLKDMASRYNKEVMVVEVGGDYTLEENTKEMLEATIKAVKSVPNNKGLGVIYWEPQGEKSWSGYQLNAWLPDGKPSPALDAFKN; the protein is encoded by the coding sequence ATGAAAAAATCACTTAAAATTATTTCTTTTTTAATTACCACTGCCATTTTATTTACTTCATGTAAATCTAAGATGGCAAGTGAAAAAGATTCTTTTTCGAAAGGAGCAGATGTAGGCTGGCTTCCGCAAATGGAAGCAACAGGCTATAAATTTTATGATGCAGACGGTTCTCAAAAAGACTGTCTGCAGTTACTAAAAGACCGCGGAATAAACACAATCAGGCTGCGCGTTTGGGTTAATCCAAATGATGATAAAGCTAGTGGACACTGTAGTCCAGAAGAAACGGTTGTTATGGCTGTGCGCGCAAAGAAAATGGGAATGCGTATCATGATCGATTTTCATTACAGCGATTCATGGGCAGATCCTGGAAAACAAAATAAACCTGCTGCATGGGCAAAACACTCTTTTCCAGAATTGTTGACAGATGTGTATCAGCATACTTATGATGTTTTAAAAATGCTTAAAAAAGCTGGCGTAACTCCAGAATGGGTTCAGGTTGGAAATGAAATACCAGGAGGTATGCTTTGGCCAGAAGGAAGCATAGATAACTTTAGTCAGTTGGCACAATTGCTTAATAAAGGATACGAAGCGACAAAAGCTGTCGATCCAAAAATGAAGGTCATTGTTCATTTGGACGAAGGAAATAAAAACGAAAAATTTAGATGGTTTTTTGATAAAGCAACCGAGAATAATGTAAAATATGATGTAATTGGTCTATCGTATTATCCGTTTTGGCTAAAAACCGATTATAAAGAAAATATTTCAGATTTAGAAAATAACCTAAAAGACATGGCTTCACGTTACAACAAAGAAGTTATGGTAGTTGAAGTTGGAGGAGATTATACATTAGAAGAAAACACCAAAGAAATGCTTGAAGCTACTATAAAAGCTGTAAAAAGTGTACCTAATAATAAAGGTCTAGGCGTTATTTATTGGGAACCACAAGGAGAAAAAAGCTGGAGCGGATATCAACTAAATGCTTGGCTGCCAGACGGAAAACCATCACCTGCATTGGATGCTTTCAAAAATTAA
- a CDS encoding outer membrane beta-barrel protein — protein sequence MKKYHLLIVVFFLSLAMSAQSAQSFLLNLYGGYTFSDKVDFDSSYARVEDGFEYGIGLEYFIMDNASIELKYNRLDSRMPLYTKVTLANGGNTIPAGTQLNAGDDKGAINYILADYTYYFGSSSQKALPFLGAGAGVAILETPRSGSGTYFAWEIKAGVKVKTSSPLSVNLHAYLQSMSAAVGYDYYWDYYWGPVAVTDYASTFQFGLGAVLSYDFSK from the coding sequence ATGAAAAAGTATCATTTATTAATTGTTGTTTTTTTCTTGTCACTGGCGATGTCAGCACAAAGCGCTCAGTCATTTTTGCTTAATTTATATGGAGGTTATACCTTTTCGGATAAGGTAGATTTTGATTCCTCTTATGCGCGAGTAGAAGATGGTTTTGAATATGGTATAGGTTTAGAATATTTTATAATGGATAATGCCTCAATAGAATTAAAATATAATAGACTAGATTCAAGAATGCCTTTATATACAAAAGTTACTTTAGCTAATGGCGGTAACACTATTCCTGCAGGAACTCAACTTAATGCTGGCGACGATAAGGGAGCTATTAATTACATTCTAGCAGATTACACGTATTATTTTGGCTCAAGTTCACAAAAAGCTCTTCCATTTCTTGGTGCGGGCGCAGGGGTCGCAATTCTTGAAACGCCAAGGAGCGGCAGCGGAACATATTTTGCATGGGAAATTAAAGCAGGTGTAAAAGTAAAAACGAGTTCACCATTATCTGTTAATCTTCATGCATATCTGCAATCAATGTCGGCAGCTGTTGGATATGATTACTATTGGGACTATTATTGGGGGCCAGTAGCAGTTACCGATTATGCTTCGACGTTTCAATTTGGACTTGGTGCTGTACTTAGCTACGATTTCAGTAAATAG
- a CDS encoding NAD(P)-binding domain-containing protein, producing the protein MKIGIIGIGSLTLELAQRATSTGYEVLINHPRGNSLIQETVNQTIKGAKLVSLEEVASTDITILFVPRESLEHTISKLPDMSGKIILHTSGLIFNPKLLVSSVTSSLTYQITASLLPDANVVKLFNPVVLNQRKTAVLTEKKDDIYFASENELSKNKIKTFLNNLEFQPIDLSVKLKLQSALIKENNTLINHWHKLS; encoded by the coding sequence ATGAAAATAGGAATCATTGGCATTGGAAGCCTGACGTTAGAACTGGCTCAAAGAGCAACATCTACTGGCTATGAAGTACTCATAAATCATCCTCGTGGCAATTCATTAATTCAAGAAACAGTAAATCAAACCATAAAAGGTGCAAAACTTGTTTCATTGGAGGAAGTCGCTTCAACTGATATCACTATACTTTTTGTTCCGAGAGAAAGTCTAGAACATACTATTAGCAAGTTGCCAGATATGTCTGGAAAAATCATACTGCATACGAGCGGACTTATTTTTAATCCAAAACTTTTGGTGTCTAGTGTTACCAGTTCTCTTACTTACCAAATCACCGCTTCACTCCTTCCTGATGCTAATGTGGTAAAACTATTTAATCCTGTCGTGCTAAATCAAAGAAAAACGGCTGTATTGACCGAAAAGAAAGATGATATTTATTTCGCTAGCGAAAATGAGCTATCAAAAAACAAAATCAAAACTTTTTTAAATAATTTAGAATTTCAGCCTATCGATCTTTCTGTAAAGCTGAAACTTCAATCTGCTCTAATCAAAGAAAACAATACTTTAATAAATCACTGGCATAAGCTCTCATAG
- the ureB gene encoding urease subunit beta encodes MIPGEIILKDNNIICNDSRETLTIKVTNTGDRPIQVGSHFHFFEVNRMMSFDREKAFGMRLNIIASTAVRFEPGEEKEVELTQFGGNQKIYGHNNLVDGDLSPHNKALALERLEEGKFKNVKS; translated from the coding sequence ATGATTCCAGGAGAAATTATATTAAAAGATAATAATATTATCTGTAATGATAGCCGTGAAACGTTAACTATTAAAGTTACAAATACCGGAGACAGACCAATTCAAGTAGGTTCCCACTTTCACTTTTTTGAAGTAAATAGAATGATGTCTTTTGACAGAGAAAAAGCATTCGGAATGCGATTAAATATTATTGCCAGTACAGCAGTGAGATTTGAGCCAGGAGAAGAGAAAGAAGTTGAGCTGACCCAATTTGGAGGAAATCAAAAAATCTATGGTCACAACAATTTAGTGGATGGAGATTTATCACCGCATAATAAAGCTCTTGCATTAGAACGCTTAGAAGAAGGGAAATTTAAAAATGTGAAATCATGA
- the ureC gene encoding urease subunit alpha, with translation MSLEVTRKNYTSIFGPTVGDQIRLGDTEIIIEIEKDFCSYGDEAKFGGGKTVRDGMCQSSTALRDGGVLDFVITGATIIDHWGIVKGDIGIKDGKIVGVGRAGNPDTMDNITPGMIIGASTEVHGGHGYIVTAGGIDTHIHFISPTQIETALYSGVTTMIGGGTGPADGTNATTVTPGQHNIKRMLQAAEAFPVNVGFFGKGNVATEAPIEEQIEAGALGVKIHEDWGATPAVIDASLKVADKYDVQVAIHTDTLNEGGFLEDTMNAIAGRVIHTFHTEGAGGGHAPDIIKAAMYPNVLPASTNPTRPYTTNTIDEHLDMLMVCHHLSPKIPEDVAFADSRIRPETIAAEDVLQDMGVFSIMSSDSQAMGRVGEVITRTWQTADKMKKQKGYLAEDAANKNDNYRAKRYVSKYTINPAIAHGISNYVGSIEAGKIADLVIWKPSLFGVKPEIIVKGGFIAASKMGDANASIPTPQPIIMRNMFGTYGKALTKTVFTFVSQAGIDNNIAEEYGLEKKLLAVSNCRNIGKADMIHNNATPEIMVNAENYTVTIDGEKITCEPVDKLPLAQLYYLF, from the coding sequence ATGAGTTTAGAAGTAACTAGAAAAAATTATACAAGTATTTTTGGTCCAACAGTAGGAGATCAAATACGTTTAGGAGATACAGAGATTATTATTGAAATTGAAAAGGATTTCTGCTCTTATGGTGATGAAGCAAAATTTGGTGGAGGAAAAACGGTTAGAGATGGTATGTGCCAATCTTCGACAGCTTTACGTGATGGAGGTGTTCTAGATTTTGTAATTACAGGAGCTACAATTATTGATCACTGGGGAATTGTAAAAGGTGATATTGGTATTAAAGATGGAAAAATTGTTGGAGTTGGTAGAGCAGGAAATCCAGATACCATGGACAATATTACACCTGGCATGATTATCGGAGCTTCGACAGAAGTTCATGGCGGTCACGGATATATTGTTACAGCTGGGGGAATTGATACACACATACATTTTATCAGTCCTACTCAAATAGAAACAGCTTTGTATAGTGGAGTTACTACTATGATTGGTGGTGGAACTGGTCCTGCTGATGGGACAAATGCAACAACTGTTACTCCAGGGCAACACAACATTAAGAGAATGTTGCAGGCTGCAGAAGCATTTCCTGTAAATGTTGGTTTTTTTGGAAAAGGAAATGTAGCTACAGAAGCTCCAATTGAAGAGCAAATTGAAGCAGGTGCATTAGGAGTAAAAATCCATGAAGATTGGGGAGCAACTCCAGCTGTAATCGACGCTTCTTTAAAAGTGGCTGACAAGTATGATGTGCAAGTAGCCATTCACACTGATACACTTAATGAGGGAGGGTTCCTTGAAGATACTATGAACGCTATTGCAGGACGTGTTATTCACACCTTCCATACAGAAGGAGCAGGAGGTGGTCACGCGCCAGATATTATCAAGGCGGCAATGTATCCAAATGTATTGCCAGCGTCTACAAATCCAACAAGACCTTATACAACAAATACTATCGATGAGCACTTAGATATGTTGATGGTTTGCCATCACTTGAGTCCAAAAATTCCAGAAGATGTGGCTTTTGCAGATTCACGTATTCGCCCTGAAACTATTGCGGCAGAAGATGTGCTTCAAGATATGGGAGTTTTCAGTATCATGAGTTCTGATTCTCAAGCTATGGGACGTGTAGGAGAGGTAATTACTCGTACATGGCAAACAGCCGACAAGATGAAGAAACAGAAAGGATATTTGGCTGAAGATGCAGCAAACAAAAACGATAACTATCGTGCAAAAAGATATGTGTCTAAATACACAATCAATCCTGCAATTGCACACGGAATTTCTAATTATGTTGGGTCAATAGAAGCAGGCAAAATTGCTGACTTGGTAATTTGGAAACCTTCATTATTTGGGGTAAAACCAGAAATTATCGTAAAAGGAGGTTTTATTGCTGCAAGCAAAATGGGGGATGCTAATGCTTCTATTCCAACACCGCAGCCTATCATTATGCGTAATATGTTTGGAACGTACGGAAAAGCATTGACCAAAACAGTTTTCACCTTTGTTTCTCAAGCTGGTATCGACAATAATATTGCCGAAGAATATGGTTTGGAAAAGAAATTGTTAGCAGTTTCAAATTGCAGAAACATTGGCAAGGCTGATATGATTCATAACAATGCAACTCCAGAAATCATGGTAAATGCTGAAAACTATACCGTGACAATCGATGGAGAAAAAATCACTTGCGAACCTGTGGATAAACTTCCATTAGCACAATTATACTACTTGTTTTAA
- the ureE gene encoding urease accessory protein UreE, producing the protein MIIQQTIGNIKTHSIEGLEIDLLEIEWFETTKRIQRKRTNSGVEIAIKFIQEGQRLNQDDILFQDDKKAIVVNIKPCEAIVMTPSSLLEMGTICYEIGNKHLPLFIQNDQIMMPFEMPMFRWLEASGYKPEKQEIKLLHLLKSNVAPHGHGNSSLFTKILNMASSND; encoded by the coding sequence ATGATTATACAACAGACAATAGGTAATATAAAAACACATTCAATTGAAGGTCTTGAGATCGATCTTCTCGAAATTGAGTGGTTTGAAACTACTAAGAGAATTCAGCGCAAGCGAACAAATTCAGGGGTTGAAATTGCGATTAAGTTTATTCAGGAAGGACAACGATTGAATCAAGATGACATTCTTTTTCAAGATGATAAAAAAGCGATTGTTGTAAACATTAAACCTTGTGAAGCAATTGTAATGACACCTTCATCTTTATTAGAAATGGGAACCATTTGTTATGAAATTGGAAACAAACATCTTCCATTATTCATTCAGAATGATCAGATTATGATGCCTTTTGAAATGCCAATGTTTAGATGGCTTGAAGCGAGTGGTTACAAACCAGAAAAACAGGAGATAAAGCTCTTGCATTTGCTAAAATCAAATGTAGCGCCTCATGGTCACGGAAATTCGTCTCTTTTTACAAAAATCCTAAATATGGCTTCTTCAAATGACTAA
- a CDS encoding urease accessory protein UreF codes for MTNIENTYLGSLLHLADPTLPIGGYTHSNGLETYVQDEAVNSVASAKEFVTNMLMYNIKYNDASFLKLAYVAAAENDLETIIKLDQECGALKSPREIREASQKLGIRLIKIFRRQKAFDLINDYEQAIANKEATAHYCIAFGIYAQLLEIPLDEALFAFYYNAAIGMITNSVKLVPLGQLDGQDVLFELQPLLKKLAKETLTIDRELVGLCKHRV; via the coding sequence ATGACTAATATAGAAAACACTTATTTAGGAAGTCTTCTCCATCTGGCGGATCCAACTTTGCCAATTGGAGGATATACGCACTCAAACGGTTTGGAGACTTACGTTCAGGATGAAGCAGTAAATTCTGTGGCTTCGGCAAAAGAGTTTGTAACAAACATGTTAATGTATAACATTAAATATAATGATGCATCTTTCTTAAAGCTAGCTTATGTCGCTGCTGCAGAAAATGATTTAGAGACGATAATAAAATTAGATCAAGAATGCGGTGCTTTAAAGAGTCCGCGCGAAATACGAGAGGCAAGTCAGAAACTTGGAATTAGATTAATCAAGATTTTTCGAAGACAGAAAGCTTTTGATCTTATTAACGATTATGAACAAGCAATTGCCAATAAAGAAGCAACAGCACATTATTGCATCGCTTTTGGAATCTATGCACAGTTATTAGAAATTCCTCTAGATGAGGCCTTGTTCGCATTTTATTACAATGCCGCAATCGGAATGATTACCAATTCGGTTAAGCTAGTGCCTCTAGGACAATTAGATGGACAAGATGTTTTATTCGAATTGCAACCACTGCTTAAAAAATTAGCAAAAGAAACTTTAACAATAGACAGAGAACTTGTAGGTCTTTGCAAGCATCGCGTTTGA
- the ureG gene encoding urease accessory protein UreG, translated as METRKYVKVGVAGPVGSGKTALLERLSRKMLNDYNLGVITNDIYTKEDAEFMVKNSLSPKEKIIGVETGGCPHTAIREDASMNLEAVDELVSRFPDIELILIESGGDNLSATFSPDLADVTIFVIDVAEGEKIPRKGGPGITRSDLLLINKIDLAPYVGASLEVMENDARRMRKGAPFVFSNLRSTEGIDEVIGWIKKYALLEDIEEPNLVR; from the coding sequence ATGGAAACTAGAAAATATGTTAAAGTAGGAGTGGCAGGACCTGTAGGATCAGGAAAAACTGCATTGTTGGAACGTTTGAGCAGAAAAATGCTGAACGATTATAATTTGGGTGTAATCACCAATGACATCTATACAAAAGAAGATGCCGAATTTATGGTGAAAAACAGTTTGTCGCCAAAAGAAAAAATCATTGGAGTAGAAACTGGAGGATGTCCTCACACCGCGATTCGTGAAGATGCTAGTATGAATTTAGAAGCGGTAGATGAATTGGTTTCGCGCTTTCCTGATATCGAATTAATTCTAATTGAAAGTGGTGGAGATAACCTTTCAGCAACCTTTTCACCAGATTTAGCCGATGTGACGATTTTCGTAATTGATGTGGCCGAAGGAGAGAAAATCCCTCGTAAAGGTGGACCTGGTATCACAAGATCAGATTTGCTTTTGATAAATAAAATTGACTTAGCACCATATGTAGGAGCTAGTTTAGAAGTGATGGAGAATGATGCACGTAGAATGAGAAAAGGGGCACCGTTTGTATTCTCAAATCTTAGATCTACAGAAGGAATTGATGAAGTTATTGGTTGGATCAAGAAATATGCATTGCTAGAAGATATTGAAGAACCAAATTTAGTTCGTTAA
- a CDS encoding urease accessory protein UreD: MVSTLKIEVEERDGESFLRDAYVTQPFRIMPVGQYKSDGASYLMIMSSSPGILSGDVYDIQVNVKEKARLQLQSQSYQRLFNMDGSASQIMNVKMEKGTSFSYVPHPVVPHEDSTFKSHNKIYIEDDCDLTISEIITCGRKHHGETFKYAHFQNLLEVFHHDRLVLKDNVLLRPDIMPLAAMGLLEGFTHQGTFVYLNTKDDDLEDRIEYFFKELEGLENVSFGISKLEANGFVIRILGHGGEQMFDFFRKVQDVLWEEKAVIQI, translated from the coding sequence ATGGTAAGTACCCTAAAAATAGAAGTAGAAGAAAGGGATGGGGAATCATTTTTAAGAGATGCATACGTGACACAACCCTTCAGGATTATGCCTGTTGGACAGTATAAATCTGATGGAGCTTCGTATTTGATGATCATGAGTTCATCACCTGGAATTTTAAGCGGTGACGTTTACGATATACAGGTGAATGTAAAAGAAAAAGCCCGTTTGCAATTGCAGTCACAATCCTATCAGCGATTGTTTAATATGGATGGGAGTGCTTCGCAAATCATGAATGTCAAAATGGAAAAAGGAACATCTTTCTCGTATGTTCCTCATCCTGTGGTGCCTCATGAAGATTCAACATTTAAAAGTCATAATAAGATTTACATTGAAGATGATTGTGATTTGACGATAAGCGAAATTATTACCTGTGGACGCAAACACCACGGAGAAACTTTTAAGTATGCTCATTTTCAAAATCTTCTAGAGGTTTTTCATCACGATAGATTGGTCTTAAAAGACAATGTTCTCTTAAGACCAGATATTATGCCCTTAGCCGCGATGGGTTTGCTGGAAGGCTTTACCCATCAAGGAACTTTTGTATATCTCAATACAAAAGATGACGACTTAGAAGATCGTATAGAATACTTTTTTAAAGAACTTGAAGGACTAGAAAATGTATCATTCGGAATCAGTAAACTAGAAGCAAACGGTTTTGTCATTAGAATTCTAGGACATGGAGGAGAACAAATGTTTGATTTCTTTAGAAAAGTGCAAGATGTACTTTGGGAAGAAAAAGCAGTAATACAAATTTAA
- a CDS encoding urea transporter, protein MKKIKSIVETVLKGIGQIMLQESAWTGLLFLIAISYDSILMGVAALLSSIIGTATAKICNFSDENIKAGLYGFNATLVGVGLAFFFETSPLIWFLLVLGSVLSTLLMEFSIRKKIPFFTFPFIVITVIAVLSIQHFGLAVARIPVVNVEMKELEDFAVAAHAYSEVIFQGTIAAGLLFFIGVFLNNPTAALYGFLAAVIAAAIAHFDQDSVKLIEDGMFSFNAVLCGIACSGTKPRDGLYVLLSVIIATYFDIFMMHNGWITLTFPFVLSMWVIVFLKK, encoded by the coding sequence ATGAAAAAAATAAAATCAATAGTAGAAACAGTGCTTAAAGGCATTGGACAAATCATGCTTCAAGAAAGTGCTTGGACAGGATTATTATTTTTAATTGCGATATCTTATGACTCGATCCTGATGGGAGTTGCAGCTTTGCTGAGTTCTATAATTGGTACTGCAACAGCAAAAATTTGCAATTTCAGTGACGAAAATATAAAAGCAGGTTTATACGGATTTAATGCAACGTTAGTCGGAGTAGGATTAGCTTTCTTCTTTGAAACCAGTCCGTTAATATGGTTTTTACTTGTTTTAGGATCTGTACTAAGCACATTGCTAATGGAATTTTCCATTCGTAAAAAGATTCCCTTTTTCACCTTTCCATTTATTGTTATTACGGTAATTGCTGTTTTGAGTATTCAGCATTTTGGACTAGCGGTTGCAAGAATTCCTGTAGTTAATGTAGAAATGAAGGAACTTGAAGATTTCGCAGTAGCAGCGCATGCTTATAGTGAAGTGATTTTTCAGGGAACTATTGCTGCAGGTTTGCTCTTCTTTATAGGGGTTTTTCTCAATAATCCCACAGCAGCTTTATACGGATTCCTAGCGGCGGTAATTGCAGCGGCAATTGCACATTTTGATCAGGATTCTGTAAAATTAATAGAAGATGGAATGTTTAGTTTCAACGCTGTTTTATGCGGAATTGCATGCAGCGGAACAAAACCAAGAGATGGATTATATGTATTGCTATCAGTAATCATAGCAACATACTTTGACATTTTTATGATGCATAACGGATGGATTACACTTACGTTTCCATTTGTTTTATCGATGTGGGTAATTGTATTCCTAAAAAAATAG
- a CDS encoding TonB-dependent receptor yields the protein MRKVPGLFIAQHAGGGKAEQIFLRGFDNDHGTDISVMADGMPVNIVSHAHGQGYADLHFLIPETIKDIDFGKGSYYADKGDFNTSGYVNFSTYDKLENNLFKIEGGSFNTMRAVTMLNLLNKNDKDKSFYVAGEFNYTDGPFDVKQDFTRVNFLAKYSQWIDEKQYISILGSTFSSNWNASGQIPERAVEEGIISRWGSIDPTEGGRTSRTNLAVNYKYLANENEEFSSNLFYSKYNFNLFSNFTFFLNDPVYGDEIQQTDNRSIYGLENKYVRRFAFENSNMTWTSGAGFRFDDIKDLQLSHVFQRDLLLNRLSDGSATEVNVHGYTSIDYRVGKWLINPSARLDYFTFSLHDRLASLPAAKEASAARVSPKLNISYTQNQNVQWYIKSGFGFHSNDVRVVEAQDGKDILPYSFGSDFGVILRPTANMIIQPAIWHMYLQQEFVYVGDEAVVEPSGKTRRLGFDLSLRYQPISWLYLDGDLNYAHARFIDEPKGEDYIPLVPTFTSTGGVAVKLPSGFSANLRYRYMDSRPAIEDNSVRTRGYFVNDLVLAYGKRNWEVNMQFQNIFNTKWNEAQFETETRLRDEASSVSELCFTPELRSL from the coding sequence TTGCGAAAAGTTCCTGGACTTTTTATTGCCCAGCATGCTGGAGGCGGTAAAGCAGAACAAATATTTTTGCGAGGTTTTGATAATGATCATGGAACCGATATCAGTGTTATGGCTGACGGAATGCCAGTAAACATAGTCTCACATGCACATGGACAGGGATATGCCGATTTGCATTTTCTGATTCCGGAAACAATCAAAGATATCGATTTTGGTAAAGGATCTTATTATGCCGACAAAGGAGATTTTAATACCTCGGGCTATGTAAATTTTAGTACGTATGACAAATTAGAAAACAACCTTTTTAAAATTGAAGGTGGTTCGTTTAATACGATGCGCGCCGTTACAATGCTTAATCTTTTAAATAAAAATGACAAAGACAAAAGTTTCTATGTAGCAGGCGAATTCAATTATACCGATGGACCGTTTGATGTCAAACAGGATTTTACACGCGTTAATTTTTTAGCGAAGTACAGCCAATGGATTGATGAAAAACAATATATCTCTATTTTAGGATCTACCTTTTCTTCAAACTGGAATGCTTCGGGACAAATTCCTGAAAGAGCTGTAGAAGAAGGAATTATAAGCAGATGGGGATCTATAGATCCAACTGAAGGCGGAAGGACTTCGAGAACAAACCTTGCTGTAAATTATAAATACTTAGCCAATGAGAATGAAGAGTTTTCGAGCAATTTATTCTATTCTAAATATAATTTTAATCTGTTTTCGAATTTTACTTTTTTTCTAAACGATCCTGTTTACGGAGATGAGATTCAGCAAACGGACAATCGTTCTATTTATGGTCTTGAAAATAAGTATGTCCGAAGATTTGCATTTGAAAATAGCAACATGACTTGGACATCGGGAGCAGGGTTTCGTTTTGATGATATCAAGGATTTACAATTAAGCCATGTTTTTCAGCGTGATTTATTATTAAATAGATTATCTGATGGATCTGCTACAGAAGTCAATGTTCACGGCTATACCTCAATCGATTATAGAGTTGGGAAATGGCTAATCAATCCATCAGCTAGGTTAGACTATTTTACGTTTAGTCTTCATGATCGTCTTGCTAGTTTACCTGCGGCGAAAGAAGCTTCGGCAGCTAGAGTAAGTCCAAAATTGAATATTTCGTATACACAAAACCAAAATGTGCAATGGTATATTAAGTCTGGTTTTGGGTTTCATTCTAATGACGTAAGAGTTGTAGAGGCTCAGGATGGAAAAGATATTCTTCCTTATTCTTTTGGAAGTGATTTTGGTGTTATTCTGCGCCCAACAGCCAATATGATTATTCAGCCAGCGATCTGGCACATGTATTTGCAACAGGAATTTGTATATGTTGGAGACGAAGCTGTGGTAGAACCGTCAGGAAAAACACGTCGTTTAGGTTTTGATTTGAGTTTGAGATACCAACCGATTTCTTGGCTTTATTTAGACGGAGATCTTAATTATGCACATGCCCGTTTTATTGATGAGCCAAAAGGAGAAGATTATATTCCGTTGGTTCCAACATTTACAAGCACTGGAGGTGTAGCGGTAAAACTACCTTCGGGTTTCTCGGCAAATTTAAGATACCGTTATATGGATTCGCGACCTGCCATAGAAGACAATTCGGTAAGAACGCGAGGCTATTTTGTTAATGATCTTGTCTTGGCTTATGGAAAAAGAAACTGGGAAGTAAATATGCAGTTTCAAAACATCTTTAATACCAAATGGAATGAAGCGCAATTTGAAACAGAAACCAGACTTAGAGACGAGGCTAGTTCAGTATCAGAATTATGTTTTACTCCCGAACTCCGTTCGCTGTAA
- a CDS encoding DUF2490 domain-containing protein, which translates to MKNVSAKSKLLLAVVIFVVTFSNKSYAQLSPPGLGEGKNATWFAFGVRQSLDSLKQKESTTYVGYGLKSSPDENNPFSKMAILVINEEISNRYSKNWEYSYALSYRRSNNYNSEAPYEELNPAIEQEFRVYGRYSYITEGNGLKWKNTIRQEFRKFFNPDFSNTEENFQLRTRLKTQLSLDLGSTKTHHIIGGAEVLFAISKENEPEKEWSKFDYKESRLTLYYSLTPHEIPFIFDVGYMYNLIGKGSDISDVNYLALDIIWKNPFGA; encoded by the coding sequence ATGAAAAACGTGTCTGCAAAAAGCAAATTGCTATTGGCAGTGGTCATTTTTGTGGTCACATTTAGTAATAAATCATACGCACAGTTAAGTCCACCAGGTTTAGGAGAAGGAAAAAACGCAACTTGGTTTGCCTTTGGCGTTAGGCAGTCTTTAGATTCACTTAAACAAAAAGAATCGACAACTTATGTAGGCTATGGATTAAAGAGCAGTCCAGATGAGAATAATCCATTTTCTAAAATGGCAATTTTGGTAATCAACGAGGAAATTTCCAACCGTTACAGTAAAAATTGGGAATACTCGTATGCACTTAGCTACAGAAGATCTAATAATTATAACTCTGAAGCGCCTTATGAAGAATTAAATCCTGCAATTGAACAGGAATTTAGAGTATACGGCCGTTATTCTTATATCACAGAAGGCAACGGGCTGAAATGGAAAAATACGATAAGACAAGAGTTTAGGAAATTTTTCAATCCTGATTTTAGTAATACCGAAGAGAATTTTCAGTTGCGTACTCGTCTTAAAACACAGTTAAGCCTAGATTTAGGAAGCACTAAAACACATCATATTATAGGAGGTGCCGAAGTTCTTTTTGCAATAAGCAAAGAAAATGAACCCGAGAAGGAATGGTCAAAATTTGATTATAAAGAAAGTAGACTCACTCTCTACTACTCACTTACTCCACATGAAATTCCATTTATTTTCGATGTAGGCTATATGTATAACCTCATTGGTAAAGGATCTGATATTTCAGACGTGAATTATCTGGCCTTAGATATAATTTGGAAAAATCCTTTTGGGGCATGA